A genomic region of Methanobacterium sp. SMA-27 contains the following coding sequences:
- a CDS encoding methanogenesis marker 2 protein, whose translation MDLDILINSLRNYDGITRKNFIRGATQILDETYNIGGRTALGFGDDASALDIGNDTLLLMAADGMWGRLIEGDPRWAGYCSVLVNVNDIAAMGGVPMGMTNVISVNKEDICNEIMLGIKEGVEKFGIPMVGGHIHPDTPYTALDVSITGIVGKDDVITSCGAKIGDSVIIGMDLDGRQHPKFPLNWDTTSHKTPELVQSQITVMNSIAKKHLLTAGKDISNPGILGTLGMLLEASGVGAIVELDKIPRNNKVSWDEWLKVYPGSGFVLTLKEENVKECIEMLQEVNITSQVAGIITEDKKLNLRHDNQEKVVFDFNYDIIMGIKEERS comes from the coding sequence TTGGATTTAGACATTCTTATTAATTCTTTAAGAAATTATGATGGAATTACCAGGAAAAATTTTATAAGAGGAGCTACTCAGATACTTGATGAAACATACAATATTGGAGGTAGAACCGCTCTAGGATTTGGTGATGATGCTTCAGCATTAGATATTGGAAATGATACATTATTACTCATGGCTGCTGATGGAATGTGGGGAAGGCTTATAGAGGGTGATCCACGTTGGGCAGGATACTGTTCTGTTCTAGTCAATGTCAATGACATTGCAGCGATGGGTGGTGTACCAATGGGAATGACCAATGTGATTTCAGTAAACAAAGAAGATATTTGCAATGAAATAATGTTGGGAATTAAAGAGGGTGTTGAAAAATTTGGAATTCCAATGGTAGGTGGACATATTCATCCAGACACACCATACACAGCTCTTGATGTTTCAATAACTGGAATAGTAGGTAAAGATGATGTAATTACCAGTTGTGGGGCAAAGATAGGTGACAGTGTTATTATTGGAATGGATCTAGATGGTCGACAGCATCCAAAATTTCCATTGAATTGGGATACTACATCACACAAGACACCCGAACTGGTCCAGTCACAGATTACAGTTATGAACAGCATTGCAAAAAAACATCTTCTAACAGCAGGTAAGGATATTAGTAATCCTGGAATACTTGGAACCCTTGGAATGCTTTTAGAAGCCTCTGGAGTTGGAGCAATAGTTGAACTCGACAAAATCCCTAGAAACAACAAAGTAAGCTGGGATGAATGGTTAAAAGTGTATCCGGGATCTGGGTTTGTGCTTACTTTAAAGGAAGAAAATGTTAAAGAATGCATTGAAATGTTACAGGAAGTTAACATCACCTCTCAAGTTGCAGGTATAATAAC
- a CDS encoding DUF2117 family protein, which produces MKIGVVVHGPQIVDTGFAKKILGLLENYGNVTARLGGTMGRTAVIDAEMEEVIDINQKLLPSQSIDKISENSDVVILINYGKSNITGHAFGYKVFSRCKGVPELIQIERPGEPDGTVIPWNENQIDLAEKLARELDLNVLRPSTVIKKMENDTLYNTIEDETTVYRKIAGVSKDENIFLNGIVVGKSTSSEVILVAERGILKNIIGGEIKDHGVEKLGIIDLNSAVVKTGLLRRSRIPPRILERKEYNKHNSKLNISYLSHAAEDIYQLKDSDLVVTVGDDTTLVAGDILYRFKVPIIGITDGDLDKVVEEGFKTVGSMIVELESGLDDIVGNKIFLELFNGKQTMEIENLENFKSKIIQIISNTTNRYNLKYN; this is translated from the coding sequence ATGAAAATAGGTGTTGTTGTTCATGGACCTCAAATAGTTGACACTGGTTTTGCCAAGAAGATATTGGGACTTCTAGAAAATTATGGCAATGTAACAGCCAGGCTAGGGGGTACAATGGGTCGAACAGCCGTTATTGACGCGGAAATGGAAGAAGTAATAGATATCAACCAAAAGCTGCTTCCAAGCCAGTCAATTGACAAAATTTCAGAAAATTCAGATGTAGTTATTTTAATTAATTATGGTAAATCCAATATTACTGGACATGCATTTGGATACAAGGTTTTTAGTAGGTGCAAGGGTGTTCCAGAACTTATTCAAATTGAAAGACCCGGAGAACCCGATGGAACAGTAATACCGTGGAATGAAAATCAGATTGATCTAGCAGAAAAATTAGCTAGAGAATTAGATCTAAACGTTTTGAGACCTTCAACTGTAATTAAAAAAATGGAAAATGATACATTATACAATACAATAGAAGATGAAACAACTGTTTACAGAAAAATTGCAGGTGTATCAAAGGATGAAAATATTTTCCTAAATGGCATAGTAGTTGGGAAGTCAACTTCTTCAGAAGTTATACTTGTTGCAGAAAGAGGGATATTAAAAAATATTATTGGCGGAGAAATTAAGGATCATGGTGTTGAAAAACTTGGAATCATAGATCTAAACAGTGCAGTGGTTAAAACAGGATTGTTAAGAAGATCTCGAATCCCTCCCAGGATATTAGAAAGAAAGGAATACAATAAACACAATTCCAAATTGAATATATCCTATTTAAGCCATGCTGCTGAGGACATTTACCAATTAAAAGATTCTGATCTTGTTGTAACTGTTGGAGATGACACAACACTGGTTGCAGGAGATATACTTTATAGATTCAAAGTACCGATAATAGGGATAACTGATGGAGATCTGGACAAAGTTGTAGAAGAAGGATTTAAAACAGTTGGATCGATGATAGTGGAGCTTGAAAGTGGTTTGGATGATATAGTAGGCAATAAGATATTTTTAGAACTATTTAATGGTAAACAAACCATGGAAATCGAAAATTTAGAAAATTTTAAAAGTAAAATAATACAGATTATTAGCAACACCACCAACAGATATAATTTAAAATACAACTAG
- a CDS encoding ribonuclease VapC: MYHKVYVLDASAIIGGFSSKKYQNFITASVISEIKDLKSKLILESAIEQRSIRILEPELIDIKNVSKVIIKSGDVLRLSEADKNLVALAFRLKRESMNPVVVTDDYSMQNVLKIVEMPYRSVLTEGIKGIYGWVKVCKGCKKKYPPEYMYDECEICGTRIIKKRLKK; the protein is encoded by the coding sequence ATGTACCATAAAGTATATGTTCTTGATGCATCTGCAATTATAGGTGGTTTTTCCTCAAAAAAGTACCAGAATTTTATTACAGCATCCGTTATTTCTGAGATAAAAGATTTGAAATCTAAATTGATTCTAGAATCTGCAATTGAGCAAAGATCTATACGGATTTTGGAACCTGAATTAATAGATATTAAAAATGTTTCTAAGGTTATAATAAAATCAGGGGATGTATTAAGACTTTCTGAAGCCGATAAAAATCTTGTAGCACTTGCATTTAGACTTAAAAGAGAATCTATGAATCCTGTAGTCGTTACAGATGATTATTCGATGCAAAATGTTCTTAAAATAGTTGAAATGCCCTACAGGAGTGTTTTAACCGAGGGAATTAAGGGGATATATGGGTGGGTAAAGGTGTGCAAGGGATGTAAAAAAAAATACCCTCCAGAATATATGTATGATGAATGTGAAATATGTGGAACTCGTATTATAAAAAAAAGGTTAAAAAAATAG
- a CDS encoding molybdenum cofactor biosynthesis protein B: MKSKSMEEHKKNVPKSIKFGIITLSDSKHKDFLENKTTDISGNLIIDSLKKEHKLVFYSVIPDDSELLLLTVEDIIKERDADVIITTGGTGIGVRDITIETLKPLLEKEITGFGEIFRYESYKELGTGAILSRATAGVYKGTLIISLPGSPNAVNTGLKIITPELKHLVKHMHEGS; the protein is encoded by the coding sequence ATGAAAAGTAAAAGCATGGAAGAACACAAGAAGAATGTACCTAAATCAATAAAATTCGGAATTATTACATTAAGTGACAGTAAACATAAAGATTTTTTAGAAAATAAAACCACCGACATATCTGGTAACTTAATAATAGATTCACTGAAAAAAGAACACAAATTAGTATTCTATTCAGTAATTCCTGATGATTCAGAACTACTACTTTTGACTGTTGAGGACATAATAAAAGAGCGTGATGCAGATGTGATAATCACAACTGGTGGCACTGGTATTGGGGTTAGAGATATAACAATTGAGACTTTAAAACCACTTTTAGAAAAGGAAATTACTGGTTTTGGTGAAATATTCAGATATGAATCATACAAAGAACTGGGTACAGGAGCAATATTAAGTCGTGCAACTGCAGGTGTTTATAAAGGTACACTAATTATTTCATTACCTGGCTCTCCAAACGCTGTAAATACTGGTTTAAAGATCATCACACCCGAATTAAAACATCTTGTAAAACATATGCATGAGGGATCATAG
- the pyrE gene encoding orotate phosphoribosyltransferase, whose translation MENTKNQLIKLLKDNHVVKYGKFTLSSGKESNYYVDMKRAITDPIILSKVAEIISEKLDINDTDKVAGPALGAIPIVTAVSILSSIPMLMIRKEKKDYGTSELIEGDLKEGDKVIVLEDVTTTGGSLIKAVKAVSENGGLVKKAFVIVDRDEGAIDNLKREGIELEPLVSVNDFL comes from the coding sequence ATGGAAAACACTAAAAATCAACTCATAAAACTTCTGAAAGATAACCATGTAGTGAAATATGGAAAGTTCACCCTATCTTCGGGTAAAGAGAGCAACTACTATGTTGACATGAAAAGAGCCATAACAGACCCTATAATCCTTTCAAAGGTAGCTGAAATAATATCTGAAAAATTAGATATCAATGATACGGATAAAGTAGCAGGACCTGCACTTGGAGCTATTCCAATAGTTACTGCTGTTTCTATTTTGTCATCAATCCCTATGCTGATGATAAGAAAGGAAAAAAAGGATTATGGGACTTCAGAACTAATTGAAGGAGACCTTAAAGAGGGTGATAAAGTTATTGTTCTTGAAGATGTTACAACTACAGGGGGTTCCCTTATTAAAGCTGTTAAAGCAGTATCAGAAAATGGGGGATTGGTTAAAAAAGCATTTGTAATTGTTGATAGAGATGAAGGAGCAATTGATAATTTAAAAAGGGAAGGAATTGAATTGGAACCTTTAGTTTCAGTAAATGATTTCTTGTAA
- a CDS encoding PRC-barrel domain-containing protein, with protein sequence MRIIEEIIGKEVLDSSAIVIGKVKDVEVDFETKTLEAFILGKGGISEGLGISKGETIVPYDMVKKIGDKILLKDTIKEGEGTEQ encoded by the coding sequence ATGAGGATAATAGAAGAAATTATTGGAAAAGAAGTTCTTGATAGTTCTGCAATTGTAATTGGTAAGGTGAAGGATGTAGAGGTAGATTTTGAAACCAAAACATTAGAAGCGTTTATACTTGGAAAGGGCGGAATTTCAGAGGGTCTTGGAATATCTAAGGGTGAAACAATAGTACCTTATGACATGGTAAAGAAGATTGGAGATAAAATACTTTTAAAAGACACCATCAAAGAAGGAGAAGGAACTGAACAGTAA
- a CDS encoding sodium:solute symporter, with product MDLFILSIVILIYLLMVFYVGYVAWKRTKSSEDYMVAGRNTHPYIMALSYGATFISTAAIVGFGGTAGVYGMGLLWLTFLNILVGIFIAFVFFGKRTRKMGHNLSALTFPEFLSKRFNSRFIQYFSGLVIFLAMPLYAGVVLIGMARFVETTLGINYNIALVAMAVIVAVYVVFGGIRGVMYTDALQGTIMFFGMAFLLVATYWLLGGVVHANELLSGMSAMVPAAASSTGATGWTSMPTLGSAFWWTLVSTLILGVGIGVLSQPQLVVRFMTVKSNKELNRAVLIGGVFIAMMTGTAFIVGALSNVYFMQHSGQIAIQAAGGNADKIIPLFISTAMPLWFAYLFMITLMSAAMSTLSAQFHVQGTALGRDIYETLSNKVGGSSVMVARAGIVVAVFIAVILGFILPANIIAVGTAMWFSLTAVAFLAMYVCALFWKRTTKEGAIAGLVVGTVYTAISYLFINQKAAAALGVCKALTGKVVLITTMPWPTVDPLVIGVPLAFILTIVVSLLTKPPSKEILDKAFKDVG from the coding sequence ATGGATTTGTTCATACTCAGTATAGTAATTTTAATTTACCTCCTCATGGTCTTCTACGTTGGTTATGTTGCATGGAAACGAACCAAAAGTTCTGAAGACTACATGGTTGCAGGCAGAAATACTCATCCTTATATTATGGCATTAAGTTATGGTGCAACTTTCATAAGTACCGCTGCGATTGTTGGTTTTGGGGGAACAGCAGGAGTTTATGGTATGGGTCTGTTATGGCTCACATTTTTGAACATCTTAGTTGGAATATTTATAGCATTTGTATTCTTTGGGAAAAGAACCCGAAAAATGGGGCACAATTTAAGTGCATTAACATTCCCAGAATTTTTATCAAAGAGATTTAATAGTCGTTTTATACAATATTTCAGTGGGTTGGTAATATTCCTAGCAATGCCCCTTTATGCAGGGGTAGTTTTGATAGGTATGGCCAGATTTGTTGAAACAACACTGGGCATTAACTACAATATAGCACTGGTTGCAATGGCAGTGATAGTTGCTGTTTATGTTGTTTTCGGAGGAATTAGGGGTGTTATGTATACTGACGCCCTTCAAGGAACCATCATGTTCTTTGGAATGGCATTCCTTTTAGTTGCAACTTACTGGCTTCTTGGTGGGGTTGTTCATGCCAATGAATTACTTTCCGGAATGTCTGCAATGGTACCAGCCGCAGCATCAAGTACAGGGGCTACAGGATGGACGTCGATGCCAACACTTGGCAGTGCCTTTTGGTGGACGCTGGTCAGTACGCTGATACTGGGAGTGGGAATAGGAGTTTTATCTCAACCACAACTTGTTGTAAGATTCATGACAGTAAAATCCAACAAAGAACTTAACAGAGCTGTTCTAATTGGTGGAGTTTTCATAGCCATGATGACAGGAACAGCATTTATTGTGGGTGCTTTATCAAATGTCTACTTTATGCAACATTCTGGACAGATAGCTATTCAAGCAGCAGGAGGTAATGCCGATAAAATAATACCTCTCTTTATATCAACGGCTATGCCTCTGTGGTTTGCATATCTGTTCATGATAACGCTAATGTCAGCAGCAATGTCAACATTAAGTGCACAGTTCCATGTTCAGGGAACAGCTCTTGGAAGAGACATATATGAAACATTATCAAATAAAGTAGGAGGATCCTCTGTAATGGTTGCTAGAGCAGGTATTGTTGTAGCTGTTTTCATAGCAGTCATACTCGGTTTTATACTCCCTGCAAATATCATTGCAGTAGGTACTGCCATGTGGTTCAGTTTGACAGCGGTTGCTTTCCTTGCCATGTACGTTTGTGCATTATTCTGGAAACGTACAACCAAGGAAGGTGCAATTGCGGGACTTGTTGTTGGAACAGTATACACAGCTATTTCATATCTGTTTATAAACCAGAAAGCAGCAGCAGCCCTTGGAGTATGCAAAGCTTTGACAGGTAAAGTGGTTTTAATAACAACTATGCCTTGGCCAACAGTAGATCCTTTGGTTATTGGTGTTCCTCTAGCATTTATATTAACAATAGTTGTTAGTTTACTCACTAAACCACCAAGTAAGGAAATACTAGACAAAGCATTTAAAGATGTGGGATAA
- a CDS encoding symporter small accessory protein, giving the protein MVLGISDPWISAAYIGCILATLLCVVYGIINWNKGGDDEKGQISEEIAWHDKEKDMEEKELGLWDEEG; this is encoded by the coding sequence GTGGTTTTGGGAATAAGCGACCCCTGGATTTCGGCTGCATATATCGGTTGTATCCTTGCAACGCTTTTATGTGTAGTTTATGGTATTATTAACTGGAATAAGGGCGGCGACGATGAGAAAGGGCAAATTTCTGAAGAAATAGCATGGCATGATAAAGAAAAGGATATGGAAGAAAAAGAACTCGGATTATGGGATGAAGAGGGTTAG
- a CDS encoding bifunctional enoyl-CoA hydratase/phosphate acetyltransferase, whose amino-acid sequence MITKFEEVFDKIKSHPKKQIAVAVAHDSTVLEAVTKADALNITDYILVGDEQKILDISKNEGFEINENKIYNEPNNIKAVKKAVQLVKSNRADILMKGFVNTDDFLRGVLDRDNGLRTGKVMSHVYVLESSALRRLLFITDGSMNIYPDLETKCSIILNSIYLANIFEIEEPKVAITTAIELANPKMPSTIDAAVLAKMSQRGQFSGKIIDGPLALDNAISPWAAEHKGIGGPVAGKADIIVVPSIEAGNILCKAHVYLTGGNLAGVVIGAAAPIVLTSRADTSQSKLNSIATAVLTANMERSLSIKFGNVHY is encoded by the coding sequence TTGATCACCAAGTTTGAAGAGGTCTTTGATAAAATAAAATCACATCCAAAAAAACAGATAGCTGTAGCGGTAGCACATGATTCAACGGTTCTTGAAGCAGTTACAAAAGCAGATGCCCTTAATATCACAGATTATATACTTGTAGGTGATGAACAAAAAATATTAGACATATCAAAGAATGAAGGATTTGAAATTAATGAAAATAAAATTTACAACGAACCTAATAATATAAAAGCTGTTAAAAAGGCCGTACAACTTGTTAAAAGTAACAGAGCAGATATATTAATGAAAGGTTTTGTGAATACAGACGATTTTTTACGTGGAGTATTAGACAGAGATAATGGTTTAAGAACTGGTAAAGTAATGAGCCACGTGTATGTACTTGAAAGCTCAGCACTTAGGCGATTACTCTTTATTACAGATGGTTCTATGAACATATACCCCGATCTAGAAACTAAATGTAGTATAATATTAAACTCAATATACCTTGCAAATATTTTTGAAATAGAAGAACCTAAAGTAGCCATTACTACTGCAATAGAACTTGCTAACCCTAAAATGCCATCAACAATTGATGCAGCAGTACTTGCGAAAATGAGTCAACGTGGCCAGTTCAGTGGTAAAATTATAGATGGACCTCTTGCACTTGATAATGCTATAAGTCCTTGGGCAGCTGAACATAAAGGAATAGGTGGGCCAGTAGCAGGTAAAGCAGATATTATAGTAGTTCCCTCAATTGAGGCAGGTAATATATTATGTAAAGCCCATGTTTACCTTACTGGCGGTAACCTTGCAGGTGTGGTTATAGGTGCTGCCGCTCCAATAGTATTAACTTCCCGTGCTGATACATCGCAGTCTAAACTTAATTCTATTGCAACTGCAGTTTTGACAGCAAATATGGAGAGAAGTCTCAGTATCAAATTTGGAAATGTACATTATTAA
- a CDS encoding DUF308 domain-containing protein, translating into MQKMGIAIILIILGLIVLAFPVLGVVPAAVITGFLVLLFGLGMLFGGLFEISESISLGILEILLGIIALILGIGFIFNPALFAFLAGLIIYIVGIFFVIAGIIGVITKAGNSRWNGVVSIIIGLLYIIVGSIVTNPIYLGILIGLWLLIMGIIMLFQND; encoded by the coding sequence ATGCAAAAAATGGGCATTGCAATAATTCTTATTATTCTTGGTCTAATTGTTTTGGCATTTCCTGTTTTAGGAGTTGTACCTGCAGCTGTAATCACAGGATTTTTAGTCCTTCTTTTTGGTCTAGGGATGCTATTTGGAGGATTATTTGAAATTAGTGAGAGTATAAGTCTAGGAATTCTAGAGATACTTCTGGGTATAATAGCATTGATTCTTGGAATAGGTTTTATCTTCAACCCGGCTCTTTTTGCTTTCTTAGCAGGATTAATTATATACATTGTAGGTATATTCTTTGTGATAGCGGGTATAATCGGTGTAATCACAAAGGCTGGAAATAGTAGATGGAATGGTGTAGTATCAATTATTATTGGTTTATTGTACATAATCGTAGGATCAATAGTAACCAACCCAATCTATTTAGGAATATTAATTGGTCTGTGGCTGTTAATCATGGGAATAATAATGTTATTCCAAAATGATTAA
- a CDS encoding DUF3788 family protein, which translates to MEERVFIAEQPKPAEESLQNAFGESYRYFKELMDISDSYIKDWNFSKTSGWMLKVHDNKKALFYITPLKNEFKNKYGNQEK; encoded by the coding sequence ATGGAAGAAAGGGTTTTTATTGCAGAACAACCTAAGCCAGCTGAAGAATCGTTGCAAAATGCATTTGGAGAAAGTTACAGATATTTCAAAGAACTGATGGATATTTCAGATTCCTATATTAAAGACTGGAATTTCTCTAAAACAAGCGGGTGGATGTTAAAAGTTCATGATAATAAAAAAGCACTTTTCTATATTACACCATTAAAGAATGAGTTCAAAAATAAGTATGGCAATCAGGAAAAGTGA
- a CDS encoding MBL fold metallo-hydrolase, protein MKIKEFKIKKTTQKSWSEIFQNPRDIILESFKTGSVKINKRGTINFKHPNADYIKDQILNVPIISHLIKHNEFGNYLIDAGLDAMYTYDPHGGVKGKFADEFFQEKNENIGFHLKNNRIKLESIFLSHLHPDHIAGARELPKEIPYIVGKGEIEQYQPEIYGDFLKDIDTLYEIDFSTLNEIPPLGPCADLLGDGSLWAISTPGHTKGHISYLINGLDGPILLTMDASFISDNLRLKIAPCDYTEDISLAQKTLEQICEFLLEYPEVKVLAGHELL, encoded by the coding sequence ATGAAGATAAAAGAGTTTAAAATAAAAAAAACTACACAGAAGAGCTGGAGTGAAATCTTTCAAAATCCACGTGATATAATCCTCGAAAGTTTCAAAACAGGTTCTGTTAAAATTAATAAAAGAGGAACCATCAACTTTAAGCATCCCAACGCTGACTACATTAAGGATCAAATACTCAATGTACCCATTATTTCACATTTAATTAAACACAATGAATTTGGAAATTATCTTATTGATGCCGGATTGGATGCAATGTACACATATGATCCACATGGAGGAGTCAAAGGAAAATTTGCAGATGAATTCTTCCAAGAGAAAAATGAAAATATTGGATTCCACCTGAAAAATAATAGAATAAAGCTTGAAAGTATTTTTCTAAGTCATTTACACCCAGATCACATAGCCGGTGCACGAGAACTGCCTAAAGAAATTCCTTACATTGTTGGAAAGGGAGAAATAGAACAATATCAGCCAGAAATATATGGAGATTTTTTAAAGGATATTGATACTTTATATGAAATAGACTTCTCCACATTAAATGAGATACCACCATTGGGTCCATGTGCAGATCTTCTTGGAGATGGATCACTATGGGCAATTTCAACTCCAGGACACACAAAAGGACATATTTCATATTTAATAAACGGTCTGGATGGGCCAATTTTACTTACAATGGATGCGAGTTTTATAAGTGACAATTTAAGACTTAAAATAGCCCCATGTGATTATACTGAAGATATATCTCTGGCACAAAAGACTTTAGAACAGATATGTGAATTTTTATTGGAATATCCTGAAGTCAAAGTACTTGCTGGCCACGAGCTTTTATAA
- a CDS encoding sodium:solute symporter family protein: protein MLSIIVLFYLLMVGYVGYVAWRRTKSSEDYMVAGRNTHPYIMALSYGATFISTAAIVGFGGVAANYGLGILWLVFLNIIVGIFIAFVLFGKRTRKMGHNLNALTFPEFVSRRFNSKFIQYFSGAVIFLGMPLYASVVLIGMARFVETTLQINYSFALVAMAIVVAVYVVFGGIRGVMYTDALQGSIMFFGMIILLGAVYWMLGGVIDANQALSNLVNIVPQNATAKAVATGFTGWTSMPSFGSPFWWTLVSSLILGVGIGVLSQPQLVVRFMTVKSNRELNRAVLIGGIFIFVMTFGAYIVGALSNLYFYQHTGLTAVQASGGNLDTVIPTFIAAAMPLWFAYLFMITLLSAAMSTLSAQFHVQGTALGRDIYETLSGKTGGSSVLVARAGIVVAVIIAVILGFILPASIIAVGTSIWFGITAAAFLSMYVAALYWKRVTKAGAIAGLVSGSLTSLFWLLFGFKKSAEAVGISKVVTGKTVIITTLPWPTVDPIIIALPIAIIATIVVTYLTKPPEKEFIDKIFNGVERK, encoded by the coding sequence ATGTTGAGTATAATTGTATTGTTTTACCTCCTAATGGTAGGTTATGTAGGTTATGTAGCTTGGAGACGAACTAAGAGTTCTGAGGACTATATGGTGGCCGGAAGGAACACTCATCCCTACATAATGGCCCTAAGTTATGGTGCTACATTTATAAGTACCGCTGCAATTGTGGGTTTTGGAGGAGTAGCAGCAAATTATGGTTTGGGAATTTTATGGCTTGTTTTTTTAAATATTATCGTTGGAATATTCATTGCATTTGTTTTATTTGGTAAACGAACAAGGAAGATGGGACATAATTTAAATGCTTTGACATTTCCAGAGTTTGTTTCGCGTCGTTTTAACAGTAAATTCATACAGTATTTCTCAGGGGCAGTGATATTTTTGGGAATGCCTCTTTATGCATCTGTGGTTCTTATTGGAATGGCGAGGTTTGTTGAAACCACACTTCAGATAAATTACAGTTTTGCTCTTGTTGCAATGGCAATAGTAGTTGCAGTTTATGTTGTATTTGGGGGAATAAGGGGTGTAATGTATACAGATGCACTGCAGGGATCCATAATGTTCTTTGGAATGATTATTCTTTTAGGTGCTGTATACTGGATGTTGGGTGGAGTTATTGATGCAAATCAGGCTCTAAGTAATCTTGTAAATATTGTTCCTCAAAATGCAACTGCAAAAGCTGTGGCAACAGGATTTACTGGTTGGACATCCATGCCATCTTTTGGTAGTCCATTCTGGTGGACTCTTGTTTCAAGTCTTATACTGGGAGTGGGTATTGGTGTACTTTCCCAACCACAGCTAGTTGTACGATTTATGACTGTTAAATCTAATAGGGAGCTTAATAGGGCTGTTTTAATTGGGGGCATTTTCATATTTGTTATGACATTTGGTGCATACATTGTGGGTGCATTATCTAACTTGTATTTCTACCAACATACTGGTTTAACAGCGGTTCAAGCTTCGGGTGGAAACTTAGATACTGTAATACCAACTTTTATAGCTGCTGCAATGCCTTTATGGTTTGCATATCTTTTTATGATCACTTTACTATCTGCTGCAATGTCAACATTAAGTGCTCAGTTCCATGTTCAGGGAACAGCTCTTGGTAGGGATATTTATGAGACATTATCTGGTAAAACTGGAGGATCTTCCGTTCTTGTTGCAAGAGCAGGGATTGTTGTAGCTGTTATAATAGCTGTGATATTAGGATTTATTTTGCCAGCAAGCATAATAGCAGTTGGAACCTCAATATGGTTTGGAATAACTGCTGCAGCATTTCTTTCAATGTATGTTGCAGCATTATACTGGAAAAGAGTTACTAAAGCTGGGGCAATTGCAGGGCTTGTTTCAGGATCACTTACAAGCCTTTTCTGGTTATTATTTGGATTCAAGAAATCAGCAGAGGCAGTTGGGATATCAAAAGTAGTAACTGGAAAGACAGTTATAATAACAACTTTACCATGGCCTACTGTCGACCCTATTATTATTGCATTGCCCATTGCAATAATTGCAACAATAGTTGTAACATACTTAACTAAACCTCCTGAAAAGGAATTCATTGATAAGATATTTAATGGAGTGGAAAGAAAATAA